One Rosa chinensis cultivar Old Blush chromosome 5, RchiOBHm-V2, whole genome shotgun sequence genomic region harbors:
- the LOC112166564 gene encoding gibberellin 2-beta-dioxygenase, with protein MVVLSQPAALNHFSLIKSCKPTSLFSGIPVVDLSDPDAKSQIIKACKEYGLFKVVNHGVPLEFMTTLEAQALKFFNLPESEKDRAGPADPFGYGSKRIGPNGDVGWIEYILLNANPEIISHKSHSIFKNNPEIFRSAVEDYISAVKKMTCEVLEMVADALGIDQRNALSKLLRDEKSDSCFRLNYYPPCPELQALSGRNLIGFGEHTDPQIISVLRSNNTASLQISLKDGTWVSVPPDQTSFFINVGDCLQVMTNGRFKSVKHRVLADTVSSRISMIYFGGPPLNEKITPLASVMAEGEESLYKEFTWSEYKKSAYKSRLADYRLGLFEKSFGQ; from the exons ATGGTGGTTCTGTCTCAACCAGCTGCATTAAACCATTTCTCTCTAATCAAATCATGCAAGCCAACAAGCTTGTTCTCTGGGATTCCAGTGGTAGACCTCTCAGACCCAGATGCCAAGAGCCAAATCATCAAGGCCTGCAAAGAGTACGGCTTGTTCAAGGTGGTCAACCATGGAGTCCCATTGGAGTTCATGACCACACTTGAGGCTCAAGCTCTCAAGTTCTTCAACTTGCCAGAGTCTGAAAAAgacagggccggccctgctgACCCTTTTGGTTACGGAAGCAAGCGAATCGGGCCAAACGGCGACGTGGGTTGGATTGAATACATCCTCCTCAACGCCAATCCTGAAATTATCTCCCACAAATCACACTCCATTTTCAAAAACAACCCAGAAATTTTCCG TTCTGCTGTTGAGGACTATATCTCGGCGGTGAAGAAGATGACTTGTGAGGTACTAGAAATGGTGGCTGATGCGTTGGGAATCGATCAAAGAAATGCGCTGAGCAAGCTTCTGAGAGATGAGAAGAGCGACTCATGTTTCAGGCTCAACTACTATCCGCCGTGCCCGGAGCTTCAAGCATTGAGTGGACGGAATTTGATTGGGTTTGGAGAGCACACAGACCCCCAGATAATCTCTGTCCTAAGATCTAACAACACCGCAAGCCTGCAAATCAGTCTGAAAGATGGGACTTGGGTTTCTGTCCCACCTGACCAGACTTCCTTTTTCATTAATGTTGGTGATTGCCTACAG GTGATGACTAATGGGAGGTTTAAGAGCGTGAAGCATAGGGTTTTGGCAGACACAGTAAGCTCAAGGATTTCGATGATTTACTTTGGAGGGCCACCTCTGAATGAAAAGATAACACCTCTGGCGTCAGTAATGGCAGAAGGAGAAGAAAGCTTGTACAAGGAGTTCACGTGGTCCGAGTACAAAAAGTCTGCATATAAATCACGGTTGGCTGATTATCGGCTAGGGCTCTTTGAGAAATCCTTTGGCCAATGA
- the LOC112203090 gene encoding uncharacterized protein LOC112203090, whose product MFVAVDSDKEGIRNEYNSNEDVVQDRNPKFNPKIDMKDPHFCKGMKFASVKILRAALRERPIQDGWEVMFLKNDSNRVRAICKAENCDFELFASKMQHESTLQIKTYVGKHNRARVLDNTMVKTPYLVHRFAEHIKLKPNISTAAVRAMVSFQQVYRTKRAALSMLERSMKEQYAKVQDYAKELKKPRFKAGCRPLLGLDGCHLKSAYGGKLLSAVWVDANNTSWVVAYARVEMESKDSWDWFLGLLVKDLEITGEENGFTFISNKQKGLLPTCEDVVPLADHRLGVRHLWTNFNKLFPGKVMKDQLWAVAKSTTMAYYHKEMVLMNQMDSEAHKW is encoded by the exons ATGTTTGTGGCAGTTGACTCAGATAAGGAAGGGATAAGGAATGAGTACAATTCTAATGAGGATGTGGTGCAAGACAGGAATCCAAAGTTTAATCCAAAGATAGACATGAAGGACCCTCATTTTTGCAAGGGAATGAAATTTGCCTCAGTTAAGATACTCAGAGCTGCATTAAGAGAGAGGCCAATTCAGGATGGTTGGGAGGTGATGTTTCTGAAGAATGACAGCAACAGAGTTAGAGCCATTTGCAAGGCTGAAAATTGTGATTTTGAACTGTTTGCATCTAAAATGCAACATGAGAGCACCTTGCAGATTAAAACTTATGTTGGGAAGCACAACCGTGCTAGGGTATTGGACAACACGATGGTGAAAACACCATATCTAGTCCACAGGTTTGCTGAGCATATCAAGCTCAAACCTAATATCTCAACAG CTGCTGTGAGAGCCATGGTTTCATTCCAGCAAGTTTATAGAACTAAGAGGGCTGCTCTGAGTATGCTTGAGAGAAGCATGAAGGAGCAATATGCAAAGGTGCAGGATTATGCTAAGGAGTTGAAGAAG CCAAGATTCAAAGCTGGATGTAGACCACTTCTTGGATTAGATGGATGTCACCTCAAGAGTGCCTATGGTGGTAAGCTGTTGTCAGCAGTGTGGGTGGATGCTAATAACACATCCTGGGTGGTTGCTTATGCACGTGTAGAGATGGAGAGCAAGGATTCATGGGACTGGTTCCTGGGGCTATTGGTTAAGGATTTGGAGATCACTGGTGAAGAAAATGGTTTTACTTTcatttcaaacaaacaaaaggggCTTCTACCTACATGTGAAGATGTGGTACCACTAGCAGATCACAGATTAGGTGTGAGGCACTTGTGGACCAATTTCAACAAGCTATTTCCTGGCAAGGTAATGAAGGACCAGCTGTGGGCAGTTGCCAAGTCCACAACCATGGCTTACTACCACAAAGAGATGGTTCTGATGAACCAAATGGATTCAGAGGCTCATAAATGGTGA